In one window of Falco biarmicus isolate bFalBia1 chromosome 16, bFalBia1.pri, whole genome shotgun sequence DNA:
- the LOC130159653 gene encoding uncharacterized protein LOC130159653 isoform X2, with translation MGSLPALLLLLALPGENWKWDADLHTISLPTEKGDVANPTDDSNKDQRTLYGLIVLSSFLPTTALIATVILLVTIYIRRKRAAGKGTDFGGHPSFRQAALQSHRRNKASRMLEGELNDATIYAVIRHQPQPKPEDVIYVNMQPSPQVFFHVQEPPGNSVSPGPVEYATVIFRATTPHSGTEKNRPT, from the exons ATGGGGAgccttccagccctgctgctcttgCTGGCACTTCCAG gggAAAATTGGAAATGGGATGCAGATTTACACACCATTTCACTTCCCACTGAGAAGGGGGACGTTGCCAACCCCACAGATGACAGCAATAAGGATCAGAG GACTCTCTATGGTCTCATAGTGCTGAGCTCCTTCCTGCCTACAACTGCTCTGATTGCTACTGTTATACTCCTTGTCACCATTTACATCAGAAGGAAAAGGGCAG caggaaaagggaCGGACTTTGGCGGACATCCTTCTTTCAGacaagcagcactgcag agccacagaagaaacaaagcaagcagaatGCTAGAAGGGGAACTGAATGATGCTACAATATACGCTGTCATAAGGCACCAACCTCAGCCAAAGCCTGAAGACGTTATATATGTCAACATGCAGCCTTCACCACAAGTTTTCTTCCACGTTCAAGAACCACCAGGCAATTCAGTCTCCCCAGGGCCTGTGGAATATGCTACTGTTATCTTCAGAGCCACAACTCCACATtctggaactgaaaaaaacaggcCCACCTAA
- the LOC130159653 gene encoding uncharacterized protein LOC130159653 isoform X1 has protein sequence MMNDFSWKMISVWLKKLQLNDSGEYNLESHIQGRNKLLNRIMLEVLGENWKWDADLHTISLPTEKGDVANPTDDSNKDQRTLYGLIVLSSFLPTTALIATVILLVTIYIRRKRAAGKGTDFGGHPSFRQAALQSHRRNKASRMLEGELNDATIYAVIRHQPQPKPEDVIYVNMQPSPQVFFHVQEPPGNSVSPGPVEYATVIFRATTPHSGTEKNRPT, from the exons ATGATGAATGACTTCTCGTGGAAAATGATTAGTGTGTGGCTGAAAAAGCTCCAACTTAATGACTCAGGAGAATATAATCTTGAGAGCCATATCCAGGGGAGAAACAAACTACTGAATAGGATCATGCTGGAAGTTTTGG gggAAAATTGGAAATGGGATGCAGATTTACACACCATTTCACTTCCCACTGAGAAGGGGGACGTTGCCAACCCCACAGATGACAGCAATAAGGATCAGAG GACTCTCTATGGTCTCATAGTGCTGAGCTCCTTCCTGCCTACAACTGCTCTGATTGCTACTGTTATACTCCTTGTCACCATTTACATCAGAAGGAAAAGGGCAG caggaaaagggaCGGACTTTGGCGGACATCCTTCTTTCAGacaagcagcactgcag agccacagaagaaacaaagcaagcagaatGCTAGAAGGGGAACTGAATGATGCTACAATATACGCTGTCATAAGGCACCAACCTCAGCCAAAGCCTGAAGACGTTATATATGTCAACATGCAGCCTTCACCACAAGTTTTCTTCCACGTTCAAGAACCACCAGGCAATTCAGTCTCCCCAGGGCCTGTGGAATATGCTACTGTTATCTTCAGAGCCACAACTCCACATtctggaactgaaaaaaacaggcCCACCTAA
- the LOC130159650 gene encoding triggering receptor expressed on myeloid cells 2-like: protein MPVPGELLNMQDKKDAKFLCSFLPAEQGGGGKQAALGQELFLLFSRLLSCPFLCSTDMEKLMHLIFMVFLSASCAVENVTVVYGMEGGTISVNCTYNPWQQRWREKSWCKMIDETECQHVVSARRFWLPFLKNRNGNTSISDNVREGVLTVTMKRLKKQDAGLYQCKTEYLGETNSLRKVQVEVLTAVPETQMPEEPRAVQSISGVPPEADFTVLYIIVGFLVTKFMVAVLIFIIGNSRKNGETEQKNPRLNEQQVLPFTGHFAHDGISPSWESTA, encoded by the exons ATGCCTGTCCCTGGCGAATTGCTCAATATGCAGGACAAAAAAGATGCCAAGTTCCTGTGCTCATTCCTTCCGGCAGAgcaaggaggggggggaaagcaaGCTGCTCTTGGGCAAGAgctctttttacttttctccagACTCCTCTCTTGTCCCTTTCTCTGCTCAACTGACATGGAGAAGCTCATGCACCTCATCTTCATGGTCTTCTTGTCAG CATCATGTGCTGTAGAGAACGTCACTGTGGTGTACGGAATGGAGGGGGGCACCATTTCTGTCAACTGCACCTATAACCCCTGGCAGCAACGGTGGAGAGAAAAGAGCTGGTGCAAGATGATCGATGAGACCGAGTGCCAACATGTGGTGAGTGCCCGACGCTTCTGGCTGCCATTCCTAAAGAACAGGAATGGCAACACCTCCATCAGTGACAATGTCCGTGAAGGGGTCCTGACGGTGACCATGAAGCGACTCAAGAAGCAGGATGCTGGGTTGTACCAGTGCAAAACTGAGTACCTGGGGGAAACAAACAGCTTAAGGAAGGTCCAAGTGGAAGTGTTGACAG CTGTCCCGGAGACCCAAATGCCAGAGGAGCCTCGTGCTGTGCAGAGCATCTCTGG CGTCCCTCCTGAAGCTGATTTCACTGTCCTCTATATCATTGTGGGATTCCTGGTTACTAAGTTCATGGTGGCCGTGCTGATCTTTATCATTGGCAACAGTAGGAAGAACGGAGAAACCGAGCAGAAGAACCCACGCTTGAATGAGCAGCAGGTCCTCCCTTTCACCGGTCACTTTGCACATGATGGAATCAGCCCCTCCTGGGAGAGCACTGCTTAG